The proteins below are encoded in one region of Festucalex cinctus isolate MCC-2025b chromosome 2, RoL_Fcin_1.0, whole genome shotgun sequence:
- the LOC144014298 gene encoding nck-associated protein 5-like isoform X4 → MSQFAERVVRCRIRIRNVPLLERLAEYMDSNQCIDELLKQLEVERRNIRREKLAVARLQREVRSKSEGTMREKLIHELEEERRLRLESEKRLREVTEESELGRAQIVSLQQQFARMEETVRSLLHNRGLVEQTTADSAADIMKAYKENLSEEVQKQHDCPEENDPLPATHMEPESHADAGQTDDNDDRTKLLLERLKSLEERNSVLALENESQREQYDRCLDEVANQVVQALVTQKDLREECVKLRTRVSDLEQQNRALGILFQQRIKPTSELLLQKLQSRIMDLSAADLLQEPERSKTFALSRNTDSPLTESQLNGKSGLAISKCVSQLSLTAPMPVYPRSSCSSSELSLSSACSELSSGSYTWNDGRSCGNVHSSLTWDKRLNLGSSAPSNISAPAEEQIPTRRKETNILKGLRKLQRRKHRSSSSSRVSKSAYKDCMNSNEGIYSLGIKSSSKGVSKASHVGRPSLVAGKKFLYDSDDADDELAQSGHTADVPNKDNWFYCKRLSHRISDTLCSWDGIQDSGGVGDNSSGLVVTTHPSEFDSKELPEKLTSLVGGRLTESGRPSAFTRVSLLHVAPSESNCFSDMDDLEEVKCDLQMPLAQRKEQVERMSHDAFKSLMPQRLQRDQLVRTQSADGRPEPVNANNDLSEESMVAVFDAQGEPIELSPQKLTTGSGPMIELPVSKVVNTYNELTPQEKPARHKSTHTENYTVLDSPENPSEYQLRTSKINSSSSKGGHADRLSMQLTPQRKLIKPPVSRAYKGHSVPPLNDSASGSKLRAWNKPSASPIRLSKGTTTEPNSGNSGTPSQEKTPPPPLSKMSRFIKSSHSPKVANSKLANRSEWSKGSSPGSPRLSRKHFSEFADNSEQPTRDKHCESITNKLRSPSPPPPPGRTTSLLIKPNYEGSPQAHQMDGAQPFAPTTVRGPPPSYYTSQQANMQATLPIKDKDMDMDAGYGTALAPQKLIDKTNQHLQKSSGITAVMGTPKRITSKDYLPPTNSGFDLEPENAAKNSKNVPPPYSAIRGSFASKEGSTHEHEHQFVQKPFVSSAVSLQGAPTAKAELQKNVVSPPSSVVTSPKSSEKSPKARMAVGFKAFLKSPPSHKNSPTLPDKQEKDHINLVSKETVTSNVSGQCDSIDSPPITSVPEVKGQVRCRFLEVEVNPALTPEEGESCDKGKRSSQLFSRSISVSTKSHLKPALGMNGAKARSQSFSTNYVEKPSVSVLEGPGKIRTQIITNSTERGNSLSRQTSLEMPNVGLAESPIYSPRTRPNNQNAAPERTSKFISKGDESQLGTVKVQTVTSLTHKDTYALPVSEKNKRNNICRPGKVISNFQPPAYFPCTSENVAQETGGTPNEQELSSGVKPQTDSPNKSPHIQDQKVSPSACTIEEKVMMGIEENLHKCQEQEKVAASEAKQKSAPSLANWFGFRKSKLPALTGKKADLSKGKEEKKEMKMGSVLAGKQTKLDKKKEKKKNDSPEAQNQSEMSNKLSSIMDHCNNQMGQLASQMEIQCTNAFIGKDLLVKEILGRTAAKGNLVTASPTGISAPKKYSEMKGELKICPDAATLLMSQKLHLKADNKEGCMADAAGQDHMMDTLYSLQPFRCM, encoded by the exons CGAGAGAAGCTGATCCACGAGCTGGAGGAAGAGCGCCGCCTGCGTCTGGAGAGCGAGAAGCGTCTCCGAGAAGTGACGGAGGAATCGGAGCTGGGCCGGGCGCAGATCGTCTCCCTGCAGCAGCAATTCGCCag GATGGAAGAGACGGTGCGCTCGCTGCTGCACAATCGCGGGCTCGTGGAGCAGACGACGGCGGATTCGGCAGcggacatcatgaaggcctacAAA GAGAACTTGTCAGAGGAAGTGCAAAAGCAGCATGATTGCCCAGAAGAGAACGACCCCCTGCCGGCGACTCACATGGAGCCCGAGTCGCACGCCGACGCCGGCCAAACAGACGATAACGATGACAGAACCAAGCTCCTGTTAGAACGCCTAAAGAGCCTCGAG GAGAGGAACTCCGTCTTGGCGTTGGAGAACGAAAGCCAGAGGGAGCAGTATGACCGCTGTCTGGATGAG GTCGCCAATCAAGTTGTGCAGGCACTTGTCACTCAGAAG GACCTGAGAGAAGAATGCGTGAAGCTGCGCACTCGCGTTTCTGATCTGGAGCAGCAGAATCGGGCGCTGGGGATTCTGTTCCAGCAGCGGATCAAGCCCACCTCGGAGCTGCTCCTCCAG AAACTCCAGTCACGGATCATGGATCTGTCTGCGGCTGACTTGCTCCAAGAACCTGAGAGAAGCAAGACTTTCGCACTGTCCAGGAACACGGATTCTCCTTTGACT GAGAGCCAACTGAATGGAAAGTCAGGTTTGGCCATCAGCAAGTGTGTGAGCCAGCTAAGTCTGACAGCGCCGATGCCAGTGTACCCACGCAGCAGCTGTAGCAGCAGTGAACTGTCGCTCTCAAGCGCGTGCAGCGAACTCTCTAGCGGCTCGTACACCTGGAACGACGGGCGCTCCTGTGGGAACGTG CACTCATCTCTCACCTGGGATAAGAGGCTCAATTTGGGCTCATCTGCCCCAAGTAACATCAGCGCCCCAGCGGAGGAACAGATTCCCACCAGGCGCAAGGAGACCAACATATTAAAGGGGCTGAGGAAattgcagaggaggaagcacaggTCCTCGTCTTCGTCCAGGGTCTCCAAGTCGGCCTACAAAGACTGTATGAACTCCAATGAGGGCATTTACTCACTTGGTATCAAGAGTAGCAGTAAAGGCGTGTCTAAGGCCAGCCATGTTGGAAGGCCGTCGCTTGTTGCGGGAAAAAAGTTTTTGTATGATTCTGATGATGCAGACGATGAGCTTGCGCAATCTGGCCACACAGCGGACGTTCCCAACAAGGACAACTGGTTTTACTGCAAGAGGCTCTCCCACCGCATCTCTGACACGCTGTGCAGCTGGGACGGGATACAAGACAGCGGAGGTGTGGGTGACAATAGCTCGGGCCTCGTGGTGACGACGCACCCCTCTGAATTTGACTCAAAGGAACTTCCCGAGAAACTCACAAGTTTGGTCGGCGGTCGTCTCACTGAAAGTGGTCGGCCATCCGCTTTCACGCGAGTGTCTTTGCTGCATGTTGCCCCTTCCGAATCCAATTGCTTTTCTGATATGGACGATCTGGAAGAAGTCAAATGTGATTTACAGATGCCCTTAGCCCAACGAAAAGAGCAAGTGGAGAGGATGTCCCACGATGCTTTCAAGTCGCTCATGCCACAGCGTTTGCAAAGGGACCAACTTGTACGAACCCAGTCGGCAGATGGCAGACCAGAACCTGTCAATGCAAATAATGATCTGTCTGAGGAGAGCATGGTGGCAGTATTTGATGCTCAAGGAGAGCCAATTGAACTAAGTCCTCAGAAGCTTACCACAGGTTCTGGACCCATGATTGAGCTTCCAGTTAGCAAAGTAGTGAATACATACAATGAATTGACCCCTCAAGAGAAGCCAGCAAGGCATAAATCAACACATACGGAAAACTACACAGTCCTGGATTCTCCAGAGAACCCGTCTGAATATCAGCTCAGGACCAGCAAaataaacagcagcagcagcaagggTGGCCATGCAGATCGGTTATCGATGCAGCTTACTCCGCAGAGAAAGTTAATCAAACCGCCTGTCAGCCGGGCCTATAAAGGACATTCAGTCCCACCTCTGAATGATTCTGCCAGCGGCTCAAAACTACGAGCTTGGAATAAACCTTCTGCATCACCAATCAGATTGTCAAAGGGCACGACCACTGAGCCCAACAGTGGTAACTCAGGAACTCCGAGTCAGGAGAAAACACCACCACCCCCATTAAGTAAAATGTCCAGGTTCATCAAGAGCTCCCACAGCCCAAAGGTGGCGAACTCCAAGCTTGCCAATCGGTCTGAATGGAGTAAGGGCTCTTCCCCCGGTTCCCCTCGCCTCTCAAGGAAACACTTTTCAGAGTTTGCTGACAATAGTGAACAGCCAACCCGAGACAAACACTGTGAAAGCATAACAAACAAACTCAGGTCCCCTTCACCACCCCCTCCGCCTGGTCGCACCACTTCTTTACTGATCAAGCCAAATTACGAGGGCTCGCCTCAAGCACATCAAATGGACGGAGCTCAGCCATTCGCACCAACCACTGTGAGGGGCCCGCCCCCAAGTTACTACACCTCCCAACAAGCAAATATGCAAGCTACACTGCCCATTAAGGATAAAGACATGGACATGGATGCCGGCTATGGGACTGCACTTGCACCTCAGAAACTGATTGACAAAACCAATCAGCATCTTCAGAAGTCCTCTGGCATAACAGCCGTAATGGGAACTCCCAAGCGGATCACCTCAAAAGACTACCTCCCTCCCACAAACTCAGGCTTTGACTTGGAACCTGAAAATGCAGCTAAAAACTCAAAGAATGTCCCTCCTCCTTACAGTGCCATCAGAGGCTCATTCGCAAGTAAGGAAGGCTCCACCCATGAACATGAGCACCAGTTTGTGCAGAAACCCTTCGTCAGTTCGGCAGTTTCACTTCAGGGAGCACCGACAGCGAAAGcagagctacaaaaaaatgttgtcaGCCCACCAAGCTCGGTTGTGACTTCCCCCAAATCGTCGGAAAAGAGTCCAAAGGCTCGCATGGCGGTTGGGttcaaagcatttttaaaatctcCCCCCAGCCATAAAAATAGTCCCACTTTGCCAGACAAGCAAGAGAAAGATCACATCAACTTAGTTTCCAAGGAGACTGTGACTTCAAATGTGTCTGGCCAGTGTGACAGTATTGATTCTCCACCCATTACGTCTGTTCCGGAGGTGAAAGGTCAGGTTCGCTGTCGCTTCCTGGAAGTGGAGGTAAATCCTGCTCTGACACCAGAGGAGGGTGAATCCTGCGATAAAGGAAAAAGGAGCAGTCAACTTTTCTCTCGATCCATATCCGTTAGCACCAAATCCCATCTCAAGCCAGCCTTGGGAATGAACGGGGCCAAAGCCCGGAGCCAGAGCTTCAGTACCAACTACGTTGAGAAACCCAGCGTCAGTGTTCTGGAGGGGCCAGGAAAAATCCGAACTCAGATCATCACCAACTCAACAGAAAGGGGGAACTCTCTGTCTCGGCAAACATCCTTGGAGATGCCCAACGTCGGATTGGCGGAGAGTCCAATCTATTCTCCCAGGACAAGACCCAACAATCAAAATGCGGCACCCGAGAGAACCTCCAAATTCATCTCCAAAGGTGATGAATCTCAACTTGGTACAGTGAAGGTGCAGACCGTcacctcactcactcacaaggACACGTACGCTTTGCCCGTCAGTGAAAAgaataaaagaaataatatCTGTAGGCCTGGAAAAGTCATCTCAAACTTTCAGCCTCCAGCATATTTTCCTTGCACTTCCGAGAACGTGGCGCAAGAAACAGGAGGCACCCCTAATGAGCAAGAATTGAGTTCAGGTGTCAAACCCCAGACGGACTCGCCAAACAAAAGCCCGCATATTCAGGACCAAAAAGTCAGCCCGTCAGCCTGCACCATTGAAGAGAAGGTCATGATGGGAATCGAAGAAAATCTGCACAAATGCCAAGAACAAGAGAAGGTCGCTGCGAGTGAGGCCAAACAAAAGAGCGCTCCCTCGCTGGCAAACTGGTTTGGCTTCCGCAAGAGCAAACTTCCCGCCCTGACTGGAAAGAAAGCAGACTTGTCCAAAGGAAAAGAGGAGAAGAAAGAGATGAAGATGGGCTCGGTGCTCGCAGGCAAACAGACCAAATTGgacaagaagaaggagaagaagaaaaacgacAGTCCGGAGGCGCAGAATCAATCGGAGATGAGCAACAAGCTGAGCTCCATCATGGACCACTGCAACAATCAAATGGGCCAGCTTGCCAGTCAGATGGAGATCCAGTGCACCAACGCCTTCATCGGCAAGGACCTGCTCGTCAAGGAGATTCTTGGCAG GACTGCTGCAAAAGGCAACTTAGTCACCGCATCGCCGACAGGGATCTCCGCACCCAAGAAATATTCTGAGATGAAGGGAGAGCTGAAGATCTGTCCTGACGCGGCG ACGCTCCTAATGAGTCAGAAGCTTCATTTAAAGGCTGACAACAAGGAAGGTTGCATGGCAGATGCGGCTGGCCAAGACCACATGATGG